AATATTCTTCTAACTTAAAAGAGAAACCTACAGGGTCATTCAGTTTTATAAAACCGCTGATGATAAAAAGTATACCTACAAATACTCGGCTAATGCCAACAAGATATTTCATATTATGATTTAGAGGTTACACCAAGATGAATCATTGCAAAAATTGCATAATTGACCATATCTTGATAATTAGCATCAATACCTTCGCTTACTAAAGTTTTACCTTTATTATCCTCTATTTGCTTAACGCGTAAAAGCTTTTGCAAAATTAAGTCTGTCAAAGAACTGACCCGCATATCTCGCCAAGCCTCACCATAGTCATGGTTTTTATTCTCCATAAGTGTTTTGGTGGTTGTTGCATGTTTATCAAAAAGAGATACGGCCTCTTCTACGGAAAGATCTGGCTGATCGGCAATACCTTTCTCTAATTGAATAAGTGCCATTATAGAATAGTTAATAATCCCAATGAACTCGGAACGTTCGCCTTCATCTACCTTACGTATTTCGTTTTCTTGTAAACTTCGGATGCGTTGCGCTTTAATAAAAATCTGATCCGTTAATGAGGGAAGCCTTAAGATTCGCCAAGCGCTGCCGTAGTCTTTCATTTTCTTTTCAAAGAGGTCTCTACAAGTTTTGATTACCTCATCATATTCTTCGGATGTCTTTTGCATGGCTATCCCTTCTAATTTGCGTAAATTTCACTCAAAATTTTGAATTATTCAAAGTTCGTGTTTTAAACTTGGTTAATCAAGGGATACGGCTTCAACTTTACCACATATGACTCTAAATTGTAAAGGCAACCTCATAGACCTATCTATTCCAAAAGTAATGGGCATTTTAAACCATACTCCGGACTCGTTTTTTGACGGTGGAAAATATCAAAATGAAACTGCAATTTTAAAGCAAGTCGAAAAAATGTTGAATGACGGAGCCACCTTTATTGATGTTGGCGGCTACAGTTCTAGACCCGGTGCCGACCATGTTACAGAAGAGGAAGAATTAAGTCGCATGACCCCCCTTACCAAACTATTACTAAAACATTTTCCAGAAATCATTCTATCTATAGATACCTTCAGAAGCAAAGTGGCTTCCGCTTGTCTTGATGCAGGTGCAGCCATTATAAATGATATTTCTGCAGGAAAATTAGATAAAAACATGCTTTCTACCGTTGCCAAACATCACGCGCCCTATATTATGATGCACATGAAAGGCACGCCGCAAAATATGCAGCAACAAACAGACTACAACAACCTTTTAATAGATGTGATACAGTATTTTTCAGAGCGAATTTCCGCTGCCAAAGCCCTAGGAATTGTAGATATTATGGTAGACCCAGGCTTTGGTTTTGCCAAAACCACGGAGCAGAATTATGAAATTCTACAAAAACTTGAGCTTTTTAAGAACTTAGACCACCCTATTTTAATTGGTGTAAGTAGAAAATCCATGATTTACAAAGTACTTAAAACCGATGCAGAGAGGGCCTTAAACGGCACAACGGCACTTCATATGGCAGCATTAATGAAAGGCGCCAATATTTTAAGGGTTCATGACGTTAAAGAAGCGTATGAATGTGTTAAACTTGCAGAAGAATTAATGCCTTGTTAAAAGTGTATGGTTTTCATTAATTTTACAAAAACACCTCCGAATTGGATTTTCTGAATTTTCTTGAATTTAAGATTACCGATATACTAGATATTATTCTGGTAGCCATACTGCTATACTATATCTACAAATTAGTACGCGGCTCTGTAGCTATTAATATTTTTATCGGTATCGTTATTGTTTGGGGTTTTTGGAAACTTACGGAACTACTGGGCATGGAAATGATCAGTAGCCTGGTGGGTGCCTTTATGCAAGTAGGCCTTATTGCCTTGATTATTGTTTTTCAACAAGAAATTAGAAAATTTCTTTTAATGATTGGATCTACCAACTTTGCCAATAAAAGAAACTTCATAAAACATTTTAAGTTTTTGAAACAAGACGGTGTTACAGTAAGTATGGATGTTGATGCCATTATCTCCGCTTGCAAAAAAATGAGTTCCACTAAAACAGGTGCCTTAATTGTTTTAGAACGAAATAACTCTTTGGACTACATCAAATCTTCTGGGGACAAAATGCATATTGAAGTAAACAAACCTATTTTAGAAAGCATCTTTTATAAGAACAGCCCGTTGCACGATGGCGCTGCAGTCATAGAAAACAACTATGTGGTTGCAACTAGGGTAATTTTACCCGTTTCCAATGAACGTAACATACCATTGCGTTTTGGTCTTCGTCATAGAGCTGCCGTTGGTATTTCCGAAAAAACTGATGCCTTAGCATTAGTAGTTAGTGAAGAAACAGGAAATATCTCGTATATTAAAAGTGGGAGATTCATCGATTTTGGCAGTATGGATGAATTAAGTTCTATTATTAAAGATGATTTAATAGATTAAGCCACTTCCTCAGAAAGAAACTGAGCCTCATAAAGGCTACTGTAATACCCTCCTTTTTTCAACAGTTGCTTATGTGTTCCCGTTTCAACTATTTTTCCGGCATCCATCACGATAATCTTATCCGCTTTCTTTATGGTAGCCAAACGGTGGGCAATAATAATAGAAGTTCTACCTTCTGTAATTTTCTCAGTTGCCCTTTGTATCAACTGCTCGGAATAGGTATCCACAGATGATGTTGCCTCATCTAAAACTAAAATACTTGGATTGCTTACATAGGCGCGCAAGAACGCAATTAGTTGGCGTTGCCCACTAGACAGCATTATACCCCTTTCTTTTACATTATAAAGATAACTGCCCGGAAGACTGGTAATAAACTCATCTACCCCGATCTCTTTGGCCGCCGCTTCAATTTGTTCAAGACTAATAGCATCGCTCTTTAAAGAAATATTATTCTCAATTGTATCAGCAAAAAGAAATACATCTTGGAGTACAACGGCAATCTGAGATCGCAACGAAGTCAAACTAAAATCTTTAATATCTACATCATCAACTAAGATAGAACCTGAATTAATCTCGTAAAACCGATTCAATAAATTAATGATAGTAGACTTTCCGGCACCAGTAGCACCAACAATAGCTACGGTCTCCCCTGCTTTCACCTCAAAAGAAACACCATGAAGCACTTCTTCATCTTCCAAGTACCCGAAGCGTACATCTTTAAAAGCAATATCTCCCTTAACATCGTCTTTAACCACTGTTCCTAAATCTTGAATATTGCTCTGCGTATCCAAAATTTTAAAAACCCTGTTTGCCGCTACCATCCCCATTTGTAGCGTATTGAACTTATCTGCGATTTGCCGTAAAGGACGAAAAAGCATATCTATCAACAGTATAAAAGCGAACAACGTACCCAATTCCTCTTTAGAAAGATTAGAAACATTCTGCAGCCCACCATACCAAACAATAAGCCCCACGGCAATGGATGAAGAAATTTCTGCAATCGGAAAGAAAATGGAGTTGTACCACACCGTTTTTAACCAAGCATTCTGGTGCTTCTCATTAATAACTCTAAATTTCTCACTTTCAATTTTCTCACGGGTAAACAATTGTACGATTTTCATACCCGTAATCCGCTCCTGTACAAATGAATTAAGATTGGAAACTTGCGCTCTTACCTCCGCAAAAGCAACTTTCATAGCCTTTTGAAATAGGCGAGTTGCATAAAGTATTAATGGTAGAATGGCAAAAACGATAAGTGCCAAACGCCAGTTCATTACTAACATTACCACAGCAGCAACCAGCATTTTTAGCAAATCTGCGACGATAACAAAAAAACCTTGGCTGAAAATCTCACCTATTCGTTGCATATCCGCAACTGCACGAGTAACCAATACACCTAATGAAGAGTTATCAAAATACTTCATCCTAAAGCCTAGCATATGCTGAAATAGCTTGATGCGAATATCCTTAATAACCGATTCACCCAACCAGTTGGCGTAATAATTGAACAAAAGTTGACAAATAACCTGCCCTAAGAGAACACCGGCCATTGCCAAGGTTAGGATTAATAACTTCTCCTCATTCCCTAATTTAATCGCATCATCAATAATCTTCTGGACGATTATTGGAGTCATCACTGCAAAGCCCGATAAAAGGATTGCCGCAAGGGCAACCCCATAAAAGGTGGTTCGATACGGACGCGTATGCGCCAAAAGACGCTTAAACAAACGCATATCAAATGCTTTTCCCGAATCTTTATCCATGCTTTTCAATACTCTTTTTGGGGTATAAAACAGAAGTCAAATATAGCCCTTTTGCCGGTACCGATGGCCCCGCATTACTTCTGTTCTTGCTATTTATGATTGATTTAACATCGTCCACTTTTATTTTACCTGTGCCTACATCTAGCAAAGTACCTACCACGGCACGCACCATATTTCTTAGGAACCGGTCTGCAGTTATGGTAAAGACAAGTCTATCTTCTTTTAACTCCCAAACCGCCTTTTTCACATCGCATAAATACGTCTTTACATCTGTATGCGTTTTTGAAAAACATTCAAAATCATTATACTGAAGAAGTAAACGTGCAGCTTCGTTCATTGCCACAACATTCAAGGTGTGTTTTATGTAATGTGCAAAATCACCTAAAAACGGGTTCTTATATTGCAACACCCAATATTCATAAGTACGTTCTTCCGCATCAAACCGTGCATGGGCATCAGAGTTTACCAGAAAAACATCATGCACCGCAATGGCTTCTGGCAATAGGGAATTCAATCTATATACGAACTGATCTAAATCTTGAATTTCATCAACGTTAAAATGGGCGAACATTTGCTTGGCATGAACACCTGCATCCGTCCTTCCCGCTCCCGTTAATGCTACCGGCATACGCAACAAAGTGGAAAAAGCTTTTTCTAGAACTTCCTGCACGGTAATGGCGTTAGGTTGGTTCTGCCAACCATGATAGTCTTTACCCAAGTATGAAAATTCAACGAAATATCTCAACTGAAACCTTTAATTTTGTGAAGCTCAAAGATACTTCTCTTTAAGCAAACAGAACAAGGCCTTAAAAATTATTGATAAGGTTAAATCTCACAACATAATTTCTTCCCAATTAGATGACCAAAATCCTATTACTTTCCGATACCCATTCACACATGGACGACACTATTTTAAAGTATGCCCGTCAAGCGGATGAAATATGGCATGCGGGTGATATTGGCACTTTGGAAATAACCGATACACTTCAAAAAATAAAACCTTTAAGAGCTGTGTATGGAAATATTGATGACCATGTGATTCAAAAAGAATTTCCCCTAAACGACCGTTTTTTCTGTGAAGGTGTTGAAGTTTTTATGACCCACATTGGTGGCTACCCCCCTAAATACAATGTAAGAACCCGAGATATTATCAGAGCGAATCCTCCTAAATTATTTATATCCGGACATTCCCATATCCTTAAAGTTATGATGGATAAAAAATTGGGCGTGCTACATATGAACCCTGGCGCTTGTGGCAAACACGGTTTTCACCAGGTAAGGACCATGCTTCGTTTTGTTATAGACGGAAAGGAAATAAAAGATTTAGAAGTTGTAGAACTTGGAAAAAGATAAAAATATAGGGCAGCAATTCTATTGGCCGCCCTCATTTTTCTCTATTAATACTCTAACGAAAGTCCCAAAGAGAAGGTACCTCCGTCGTATATATTTTTGCGCTCCACTAAAAAACCCGAATAATCAGAATAATTGGCTACCAAATTTAAATGGTCCGTTAGCTTATACATAGATGTAATTCCAAAATTGGTAAAAGTCGTGCCTTCGCCATACAGGAAAGAACCACTTTGATTGTTGGTTTCTGAAGATAATTTTTCCTGAATTTTCAATTTCCCTATTAAATACAACTTATCGAAGAATAAATGACCTACTTCTGCCCCAACCTGAAGTTGGTTGCTAAAAGATTCTGTTCTAAAATTTACACTGGTAAATGCAGAGGCATATGTCTTTCCGTTTGCAAAACCATGAGAAGCAGCTAAAGTTGTCCAAACATTAAACTCTCCATCTGATAGCGGAAGGTTAATTTCATTGAACTGACCAAAATCATCTGCACTCTTAGATTGCGCAAAATTCTCACCGCTATTACTAGGAATATCTAAAGCTACCTGCAAAGACAAGGGAAAATTCTTCAGTAGTTTATACTTTACAGCTAATTGAATATTTCCTACCCCACCAACTGTTTCGGTAGTACTAAAGCTATTCAACCGCACAATAGGCACGTCCACTAAAGCCGTAAATCGGTCTGAGATACCGTATTCGCCATATAGCAATAACCCACTACTATTAAAGGTACTACCTTGATCTGCCAACCGACCCTCTGTAGTATAATAATCGCTAGAGGAAAAGTAAGATGCGGTAGCTTGCACATAAAATCCTTTCGCTTCTCGTGTCCATCCACTTTGTGCTTGTAAAAAATGTGCTCCAAAACAGCACAGCAAGAGGATAATATATTTATTTTTTTTCATAATTCCGTTACTTTACTAATAGGTATTATTTGGTATTAAACCGAATACCTAAAAAAGAAAAAAGCCTTTGGGAGACATAGAAAAACAGAATCATGTGTTTCTATTCCCAAAGGCTATAAAATTTTAATTACTGTAATTGTACATTTCCAAAAGGAATATTGGCAGTAGCACACCATAAAATGATATGAGTATATTTAGCATCTGGAGTAGCATCTAATTTAATGTACATCTCACCATTACCCTGTACGTTGCCAATTAGCATTAAATCAGGGTTTCCGTTTGCAGGGTCAGCAGTAAAAGTTTCTGAGGTAGACAAAAATATACCAACCGTACCTGTACCCAATTCCGTCATAAAATCGTCAGCAAAATGAACAAAGTCCGTATCGTTCGTATCCTTTCCTAATTCTACAAGCCCTTCTGTTGGTGTACCACTTTCAGCAGTTAAGTTTCCACTACTCGCTACGGTTAAATCACCAACAGGTAATGATGAATCTACTTCAACCGTTTCTGTTTCAGTAACAGTTTCGGTAACGGTTACAGTTTCTACATCATCATCTGAACAACTTACTACTAAGGCTGTCATGGCAAAAGCTACTAGTGCAAAAGAAAATTTTCTGTTTTTCATAATCGTAAAATTTAAATTGTTTATCGTTTTTGAAACCGTGTTGCAATCGACTATCGATAGCTCTTTTGTTTCTTGGGACAAACATAGAAAGGGGGTATCACGAAGAATTCAAGAAAGTATGAAAAGTCTATCACAGCATTTAAGCATCTTGCGATACTTTTGTGATACACTCAAAAAACAGTAGATATTTCCTAGAAATAAAAGCATAAAAAAACCCGGTAACTACTCCGGGTTTTACGCACTAATACTACTAAGATGTTAGGCTTATCGTAGACGATCAACAGATTTCACAAGATCCTCATCCTTCTTAATGGCCCTATTTGCAAGAACCAAGAAAACGATAGAAATAATAGGAATGAGCATCCCAATACCCTTCTCCGAGACCGAGATCTCTCCGGATAAGTTTAGCGATCGGTAAACGAAAAATCCTAGTAAAAAAAGATTCAATATCATATTCAACCTGTTTACCACAAATTGATTTTTTCTATTTTTAAACAATACTATAGCAACAAGCGCAAGCAATGCGGAAACATAAAATGCA
This genomic interval from Zobellia roscoffensis contains the following:
- a CDS encoding DUF1599 domain-containing protein is translated as MQKTSEEYDEVIKTCRDLFEKKMKDYGSAWRILRLPSLTDQIFIKAQRIRSLQENEIRKVDEGERSEFIGIINYSIMALIQLEKGIADQPDLSVEEAVSLFDKHATTTKTLMENKNHDYGEAWRDMRVSSLTDLILQKLLRVKQIEDNKGKTLVSEGIDANYQDMVNYAIFAMIHLGVTSKS
- the folP gene encoding dihydropteroate synthase, which encodes MTLNCKGNLIDLSIPKVMGILNHTPDSFFDGGKYQNETAILKQVEKMLNDGATFIDVGGYSSRPGADHVTEEEELSRMTPLTKLLLKHFPEIILSIDTFRSKVASACLDAGAAIINDISAGKLDKNMLSTVAKHHAPYIMMHMKGTPQNMQQQTDYNNLLIDVIQYFSERISAAKALGIVDIMVDPGFGFAKTTEQNYEILQKLELFKNLDHPILIGVSRKSMIYKVLKTDAERALNGTTALHMAALMKGANILRVHDVKEAYECVKLAEELMPC
- the cdaA gene encoding diadenylate cyclase CdaA, producing the protein MDFLNFLEFKITDILDIILVAILLYYIYKLVRGSVAINIFIGIVIVWGFWKLTELLGMEMISSLVGAFMQVGLIALIIVFQQEIRKFLLMIGSTNFANKRNFIKHFKFLKQDGVTVSMDVDAIISACKKMSSTKTGALIVLERNNSLDYIKSSGDKMHIEVNKPILESIFYKNSPLHDGAAVIENNYVVATRVILPVSNERNIPLRFGLRHRAAVGISEKTDALALVVSEETGNISYIKSGRFIDFGSMDELSSIIKDDLID
- a CDS encoding ABC transporter ATP-binding protein produces the protein MDKDSGKAFDMRLFKRLLAHTRPYRTTFYGVALAAILLSGFAVMTPIIVQKIIDDAIKLGNEEKLLILTLAMAGVLLGQVICQLLFNYYANWLGESVIKDIRIKLFQHMLGFRMKYFDNSSLGVLVTRAVADMQRIGEIFSQGFFVIVADLLKMLVAAVVMLVMNWRLALIVFAILPLILYATRLFQKAMKVAFAEVRAQVSNLNSFVQERITGMKIVQLFTREKIESEKFRVINEKHQNAWLKTVWYNSIFFPIAEISSSIAVGLIVWYGGLQNVSNLSKEELGTLFAFILLIDMLFRPLRQIADKFNTLQMGMVAANRVFKILDTQSNIQDLGTVVKDDVKGDIAFKDVRFGYLEDEEVLHGVSFEVKAGETVAIVGATGAGKSTIINLLNRFYEINSGSILVDDVDIKDFSLTSLRSQIAVVLQDVFLFADTIENNISLKSDAISLEQIEAAAKEIGVDEFITSLPGSYLYNVKERGIMLSSGQRQLIAFLRAYVSNPSILVLDEATSSVDTYSEQLIQRATEKITEGRTSIIIAHRLATIKKADKIIVMDAGKIVETGTHKQLLKKGGYYSSLYEAQFLSEEVA
- the truA gene encoding tRNA pseudouridine(38-40) synthase TruA, whose translation is MRYFVEFSYLGKDYHGWQNQPNAITVQEVLEKAFSTLLRMPVALTGAGRTDAGVHAKQMFAHFNVDEIQDLDQFVYRLNSLLPEAIAVHDVFLVNSDAHARFDAEERTYEYWVLQYKNPFLGDFAHYIKHTLNVVAMNEAARLLLQYNDFECFSKTHTDVKTYLCDVKKAVWELKEDRLVFTITADRFLRNMVRAVVGTLLDVGTGKIKVDDVKSIINSKNRSNAGPSVPAKGLYLTSVLYPKKSIEKHG
- a CDS encoding metallophosphoesterase family protein; this translates as MTKILLLSDTHSHMDDTILKYARQADEIWHAGDIGTLEITDTLQKIKPLRAVYGNIDDHVIQKEFPLNDRFFCEGVEVFMTHIGGYPPKYNVRTRDIIRANPPKLFISGHSHILKVMMDKKLGVLHMNPGACGKHGFHQVRTMLRFVIDGKEIKDLEVVELGKR
- a CDS encoding DM13 domain-containing protein, which produces MKNRKFSFALVAFAMTALVVSCSDDDVETVTVTETVTETETVEVDSSLPVGDLTVASSGNLTAESGTPTEGLVELGKDTNDTDFVHFADDFMTELGTGTVGIFLSTSETFTADPANGNPDLMLIGNVQGNGEMYIKLDATPDAKYTHIILWCATANIPFGNVQLQ
- a CDS encoding DUF4293 domain-containing protein, translating into MIQRIQTVYLLIVTLITGILPFWVNLWSDAEGNEIFAKNDLFISGAFYVSALLALVAIVLFKNRKNQFVVNRLNMILNLFLLGFFVYRSLNLSGEISVSEKGIGMLIPIISIVFLVLANRAIKKDEDLVKSVDRLR